Proteins encoded within one genomic window of Guyparkeria hydrothermalis:
- the aroB gene encoding 3-dehydroquinate synthase, translating to MNDPAAINAPQPTTVNVDLGDRSYPIFIDNGLIDTDLIAPFIPSPRAVIISNTTVAPLYAERLTQALEAAGKTVELLALPDGERYKNLETLERIYDFLMEKQVDRKTTLVALGGGVIGDITGFAAASFQRGVPFIQVPTTLLAQVDSSVGGKTGVNHPRGKNMIGAFYQPRCVLADTGSLDTLPDRELSAGLAEIIKYGLLWDEDFLEWIESHITDLRRRDKDALTEAIRQSCLIKAEIVRQDEREGGIRALLNLGHTFGHAIEAGMGYGVWLHGEAVGAGMCMAAELSHRLGLIDAAATRRIETLIDAAGLPTRAPSELTTERMRELMDSDKKVENGRLRLVLLGRLGQARLVDNVPEEMILDTIDATRSSH from the coding sequence ATGAATGATCCAGCCGCCATCAACGCGCCACAGCCGACCACGGTCAACGTGGACCTCGGTGACCGCAGCTACCCGATCTTCATCGACAACGGCCTGATCGACACCGACCTGATCGCGCCCTTCATCCCCTCCCCGCGAGCGGTAATCATCAGCAACACCACCGTGGCGCCGCTGTATGCCGAGCGACTGACCCAGGCTCTGGAAGCCGCCGGCAAGACCGTCGAACTGCTCGCCCTGCCAGACGGCGAGCGGTACAAGAATCTCGAGACCCTGGAGCGGATCTACGATTTTCTGATGGAAAAGCAGGTCGACCGCAAGACCACGCTGGTCGCGCTCGGCGGTGGAGTGATCGGCGACATCACGGGCTTTGCCGCGGCGAGCTTCCAGCGCGGCGTGCCTTTCATCCAGGTGCCGACCACGCTCTTGGCCCAGGTCGACAGTTCGGTCGGCGGCAAGACCGGGGTGAACCACCCGCGCGGCAAGAACATGATCGGCGCGTTCTATCAGCCGCGCTGCGTGCTCGCCGACACCGGCAGCCTCGACACCCTGCCCGATCGCGAACTGTCGGCAGGGCTCGCCGAGATCATCAAGTACGGGCTGCTCTGGGACGAGGATTTTCTCGAGTGGATCGAGTCCCACATCACCGACCTGCGTCGCCGCGACAAAGACGCGCTGACCGAGGCCATCCGCCAATCCTGCCTGATCAAGGCGGAAATCGTCCGCCAGGACGAGCGCGAGGGCGGCATCCGAGCGCTGCTGAACCTCGGCCACACCTTCGGTCACGCGATCGAGGCCGGGATGGGCTACGGGGTCTGGCTGCACGGCGAGGCCGTCGGTGCTGGCATGTGCATGGCCGCCGAACTCTCCCACCGGCTGGGACTGATCGATGCGGCCGCCACACGCCGGATCGAGACGCTCATCGACGCCGCCGGCCTGCCCACGCGCGCGCCCTCAGAGCTGACGACCGAGCGCATGCGTGAACTGATGGATAGCGACAAGAAAGTCGAGAACGGACGGCTTCGACTCGTGCTTCTTGGCCGCCTGGGCCAGGCCCGTCTGGTGGACAACGTGCCCGAGGAAATGATTCTCGACACGATTGACGCGACCCGCT
- the aroK gene encoding shikimate kinase AroK, whose product MRNIILIGPMGAGKTTIGRLLANKLGWQFHDSDREIEKRTGASIPLIFDIEGESGFRQREHDMLADLTAGSGIVLATGGGAVLRPDNRELLHENGLVVYLFTSVERQFERTQHDTQRPLLQTGDRRATLERLMAERDPLYRETAHLILETGGQTPRTMADRILAASRETGTGSDAPTAR is encoded by the coding sequence ATGCGCAACATCATCCTGATCGGCCCGATGGGGGCCGGAAAGACCACTATCGGCCGCCTGCTCGCCAATAAGCTCGGCTGGCAATTCCATGACTCCGACCGGGAGATCGAGAAGCGCACTGGCGCAAGCATCCCGCTGATATTCGATATCGAAGGCGAGTCGGGCTTCCGTCAGCGCGAGCACGACATGCTTGCCGATCTGACCGCGGGCAGCGGCATCGTGTTGGCGACGGGGGGCGGAGCGGTGCTGCGTCCGGACAACCGAGAACTGCTGCACGAAAACGGCCTGGTGGTCTATCTCTTTACGAGCGTGGAACGGCAGTTCGAACGGACTCAGCACGACACCCAACGACCGCTGCTGCAAACGGGCGACCGCCGGGCGACACTGGAACGGCTCATGGCGGAGCGCGACCCGCTCTATCGGGAGACGGCTCACCTGATCCTCGAGACCGGTGGCCAGACCCCGCGGACCATGGCCGACCGGATTCTCGCGGCGAGCCGCGAGACCGGCACCGGGTCGGACGCGCCCACCGCTCGTTGA
- the pilQ gene encoding type IV pilus secretin PilQ yields MGSSDMDNLKKPSRLSTGLRRGLGLSAISMAAVLAPSLVLAGDLTGITYDRTSDGKVLVNFDLSEPLSGDPGSFKIDNPARVAIDLPEVTNKTGSRQTSIGLGAVDSVMLAEANGKTRAVFNLDQSVPYAISQNGDMVTVTFDPVRQASTTESGLAVTSAGSSAATAMDAGQPIDFRRSADGAGRLLLDIGSSQAPMNIRREGSRIVVQLPGTRLEQGQYNVNDFATPVENITVRREGNGSRVTLKTNDAGEHLAYQTDNRLVVEVQPIPEEDKRTSLGKKEYTGERLTLKFQDIQVRPLLQLIADFTGNNIVVSDSVQGSISLRLENVPWDQALDLIMTTKGLSARQNGNVIYVAPTAEIAARDKAELAAREQAQQLAPLITDIVQVNYAKAADIASLVRQSSGVSGEGGDAKSDGNFLSRRGSITVDARTNTLIVTDTAEALDRVRGLITQIDKPVKQVLVETRIVIATDNFSRELGVRWGLQGGFDRGGQRVGFGGNAKDMGDAPAYPIDQRNPGSLNGTYFASNTNDFMVNTPIASDPTGSLGLAILGSNVLLNLELQAMQSEGTGKIVSNPKVITTNGHKAVISQGVEIPYQSQTASGGGAIANIEFKEALLKTEVTPQITPNDNVIMDILVMKEEPDYTRAINGEPPINTREVQTKVQVKNGQTVVLGGIYEFENVTQLDKVPFFGDLPGVGNLFKSRIRDDSRFELLIFVTPKIVDRDNLANFNRGALINN; encoded by the coding sequence ATGGGAAGCAGCGATATGGACAACCTCAAGAAACCTTCACGCCTTAGCACGGGACTGCGTCGAGGGCTTGGTCTCTCCGCCATCAGCATGGCCGCGGTTCTCGCTCCCAGCCTGGTGCTGGCCGGCGACCTTACCGGGATCACCTATGACCGCACCAGCGACGGCAAGGTGCTGGTGAACTTCGACCTGTCAGAACCATTGTCGGGCGATCCCGGCAGCTTCAAGATCGACAACCCGGCGCGGGTTGCCATCGACCTGCCCGAAGTCACGAACAAGACGGGCAGCCGGCAGACATCGATCGGTCTCGGCGCCGTCGATTCCGTCATGCTTGCCGAAGCGAACGGCAAGACCCGGGCCGTATTCAATCTGGACCAGTCCGTGCCCTACGCAATCAGCCAGAACGGCGACATGGTCACGGTCACCTTCGACCCGGTCCGTCAGGCAAGCACCACCGAAAGCGGGCTTGCCGTCACGTCCGCAGGCAGCTCAGCAGCAACTGCCATGGATGCCGGCCAGCCGATCGACTTCCGCCGCAGCGCGGACGGCGCCGGACGCCTGCTGCTCGACATCGGCAGCAGCCAGGCACCGATGAACATCCGACGCGAGGGCAGCCGGATCGTTGTCCAGCTGCCGGGCACCCGCCTCGAGCAGGGTCAGTACAACGTCAACGACTTCGCCACGCCGGTCGAGAACATCACCGTTCGCCGTGAAGGCAACGGTAGTCGCGTGACGCTCAAGACCAATGATGCAGGCGAGCACCTTGCCTACCAGACCGATAACCGCTTGGTAGTCGAGGTCCAGCCGATCCCTGAAGAGGACAAGCGCACCTCGCTCGGCAAGAAGGAATACACCGGCGAGCGTCTGACGCTGAAGTTCCAGGACATTCAGGTCCGACCCCTGCTGCAGTTGATTGCGGACTTTACCGGTAACAACATCGTCGTCAGCGACTCCGTGCAGGGCTCGATCAGCCTTCGCCTGGAGAACGTCCCCTGGGATCAGGCTCTGGACCTGATCATGACCACCAAGGGCCTGTCCGCGCGACAGAACGGCAACGTCATCTACGTGGCGCCGACCGCCGAAATCGCCGCCCGCGACAAGGCCGAACTGGCCGCCCGCGAGCAGGCTCAGCAGCTCGCTCCGCTGATCACAGACATCGTTCAGGTCAACTACGCCAAGGCAGCCGACATCGCCAGCCTGGTTCGGCAAAGCTCCGGTGTCAGCGGCGAAGGTGGCGATGCCAAGAGTGACGGCAACTTCCTGAGCCGGCGCGGCTCGATCACGGTCGATGCCCGCACCAACACCCTAATCGTTACGGATACCGCCGAGGCGCTCGACCGTGTCCGCGGCCTGATCACCCAGATCGACAAGCCGGTCAAGCAGGTACTGGTCGAGACGCGCATCGTGATTGCCACGGACAACTTCTCGCGCGAACTGGGGGTCCGCTGGGGACTCCAGGGTGGCTTCGATCGCGGTGGTCAGCGAGTTGGCTTTGGTGGCAATGCCAAAGATATGGGTGACGCACCGGCCTACCCGATCGACCAGAGAAATCCGGGTTCACTCAACGGTACGTACTTCGCCTCAAACACCAATGACTTCATGGTCAACACGCCCATCGCGAGTGACCCGACCGGCTCGCTGGGTCTGGCGATCCTTGGTTCGAACGTTCTGCTGAATCTGGAACTCCAGGCCATGCAGAGCGAGGGCACCGGCAAGATCGTCTCGAACCCGAAGGTGATCACCACCAATGGGCACAAGGCGGTGATTTCCCAGGGCGTGGAAATCCCGTACCAGTCGCAGACCGCTTCCGGCGGCGGCGCGATCGCGAACATCGAGTTCAAGGAGGCGCTGCTCAAGACCGAGGTCACTCCGCAGATCACGCCCAACGACAACGTGATCATGGACATTCTGGTCATGAAGGAAGAGCCGGACTACACCCGCGCGATCAATGGCGAACCGCCGATCAACACCCGCGAGGTGCAGACCAAGGTTCAGGTCAAGAACGGCCAGACCGTGGTTCTTGGCGGGATCTACGAGTTCGAGAACGTGACCCAACTGGACAAGGTGCCGTTCTTCGGCGACCTGCCGGGCGTGGGCAACCTATTCAAGAGCCGCATCCGGGACGACTCCCGCTTCGAACTGCTGATCTTCGTCACGCCGAAGATCGTCGATCGGGACAACCTCGCCAACTTCAATCGCGGCGCCCTGATCAACAACTGA
- a CDS encoding pilus assembly protein PilP, whose amino-acid sequence MKTAPKRNAAIRLGLMGVGVILAGTLAGCAQDMHDLEQKVAELEARPGGKIEPIPEMKPQPKYAYSVPEDVRTPFMPPEDDQVDDGDGLKPDIDRPKEPLEHFPLDALAMRGIINRQNATYALIRDGNGVIHEVMLGDHMGRNYGEVVEIGEASVTLEEIVPDGRGGWKKQTTVVKTQSGRS is encoded by the coding sequence ATGAAGACAGCACCCAAGCGCAACGCGGCGATCCGGCTCGGCCTGATGGGCGTCGGCGTGATCCTTGCCGGGACACTCGCCGGCTGCGCGCAGGACATGCACGACCTGGAACAGAAGGTTGCCGAGCTGGAAGCCCGGCCGGGCGGAAAGATCGAGCCGATCCCGGAAATGAAGCCGCAACCGAAATACGCCTACAGCGTGCCCGAGGACGTCCGCACGCCGTTCATGCCGCCGGAAGATGATCAGGTGGATGACGGTGACGGCCTCAAGCCGGACATCGATCGGCCGAAAGAGCCGCTGGAACATTTCCCGCTCGATGCCTTGGCCATGCGCGGGATCATCAACCGTCAGAACGCGACCTACGCCCTCATCCGTGACGGCAACGGCGTGATCCACGAGGTCATGCTCGGCGATCACATGGGTCGCAACTACGGCGAAGTCGTGGAAATTGGCGAGGCCAGCGTGACGCTGGAAGAAATCGTGCCCGATGGACGGGGTGGCTGGAAAAAACAGACAACGGTCGTCAAGACTCAGAGCGGCCGGAGCTAA
- a CDS encoding type 4a pilus biogenesis protein PilO: MDLNELRNLDFQTVGLTSLGTRLVIFAFVFVLIVGAVIYFDTLPQKEQLERAEREEQSLLQTVDKKQRLAANLEAYKAQIKEMETRFGELLRQLPNKREAENLIDNVAQTSLSNGLKNEQIRPGKEVKHDFYAEMTYHLSLRGTYRELTQFISDTANLPRIVTLHDPAMKPRDPKVEDDDIPRELTMGIQAKTYRYLESGEQGGGQ; encoded by the coding sequence ATGGACCTCAATGAACTGAGAAACCTCGACTTCCAGACGGTAGGACTGACCTCGCTGGGCACGCGCCTTGTGATCTTCGCCTTCGTCTTCGTGTTGATCGTCGGGGCGGTGATCTACTTCGACACCCTGCCGCAGAAGGAGCAGCTCGAACGCGCCGAACGCGAGGAGCAGTCCCTGCTTCAGACGGTGGACAAGAAGCAACGCCTGGCAGCCAACCTCGAGGCATACAAGGCCCAGATCAAGGAAATGGAAACCCGCTTCGGCGAACTGCTTCGCCAGCTGCCGAACAAGCGGGAAGCGGAGAACCTGATCGACAACGTCGCCCAGACGTCGCTGTCCAACGGACTCAAGAACGAGCAGATTCGCCCCGGCAAGGAGGTCAAGCACGACTTCTACGCCGAGATGACCTACCACCTGTCACTTCGCGGGACCTACCGTGAACTGACGCAGTTCATCAGTGATACGGCCAACCTGCCGCGGATCGTCACGTTGCACGATCCGGCCATGAAGCCGCGGGATCCCAAGGTCGAGGACGACGACATCCCCCGCGAACTCACCATGGGCATTCAGGCCAAGACCTACCGGTACCTGGAAAGCGGCGAGCAAGGAGGCGGCCAATGA
- a CDS encoding PilN domain-containing protein produces the protein MRRINLLPWREERRQKRQRDFVVHLVLAALIAVATAFGIHSYMQAQIEYQQERNAYLEGVIKKLDQQIQAINELKKRKAQLTARMQVIEKLQSSRPIIVHLMENFVTTLPDGVQLTSATVTNDEKISIQGKADAQARVAAYLRRLNSADYIGSASLVGSGILAQGASGEASAGQYVFSIEAKITPPKEGEADKEN, from the coding sequence ATGAGACGAATCAACCTTCTCCCCTGGCGCGAGGAGCGGCGCCAGAAGCGGCAACGCGATTTCGTCGTCCACCTTGTTCTGGCCGCCCTGATCGCCGTGGCTACCGCCTTCGGCATCCACAGCTACATGCAGGCACAGATCGAGTATCAACAGGAGCGCAACGCCTATCTCGAAGGAGTCATCAAGAAGCTCGACCAGCAGATCCAGGCGATCAACGAGCTCAAGAAGCGCAAGGCGCAGCTGACCGCTCGCATGCAGGTGATCGAGAAATTGCAATCGAGCCGGCCGATCATCGTCCATCTGATGGAAAACTTCGTCACCACCCTGCCCGATGGCGTGCAGCTGACGTCGGCGACGGTCACCAACGACGAGAAGATCAGCATCCAGGGCAAGGCTGACGCCCAGGCACGGGTCGCTGCCTACCTGCGGCGACTGAACAGCGCCGATTACATTGGCAGCGCCAGCCTGGTGGGGTCCGGCATTCTCGCGCAGGGTGCTAGTGGCGAGGCGAGCGCCGGTCAGTACGTGTTCTCGATCGAGGCCAAGATCACGCCGCCCAAGGAAGGCGAAGCGGACAAGGAGAACTAA
- the pilM gene encoding type IV pilus assembly protein PilM, with protein MTVPLFSAKPARLGVDISSTAVKLIQLEKRRGGYRTTAFAIEPLPQGAVQGKSITDTDAVAAALGRAVQRARIKGRHLCMAVPTSSAVSRVLHIDNPGDEFELEEQVRLEADQYIPFPIDEVNFDFEPIQTDILGKQKKRRAGDTEGLDVLMAATRTDNVDSRIAVAEAAGMAVDVVDIESFALQNAFTEILAPTLAPEERSQPVAVFDLGDTTTTLSIFVDDDIVYTREHEGGGQQLTSEIAAQYGLSLEEAEERKRDDSLPEDYQRKVLQPYLDSLAMNVERFIQYYYSESSGSTVNLILLGGGAANTAGAVERINNETGVATRLANPFAALAKGPGVSTEQMSRHGTAMLIACGLALRSFD; from the coding sequence ATGACCGTGCCACTATTCAGCGCTAAACCCGCTCGCCTCGGGGTCGACATCAGTTCGACCGCCGTCAAGCTGATCCAGCTGGAGAAACGCCGAGGCGGCTATCGAACCACCGCGTTCGCCATCGAGCCTCTTCCCCAAGGGGCTGTCCAGGGCAAGTCCATCACCGACACGGATGCCGTTGCCGCCGCGCTGGGGCGTGCCGTGCAGCGGGCCCGCATCAAGGGGCGTCACCTCTGCATGGCGGTGCCGACATCCTCGGCCGTCAGCCGGGTGTTGCATATCGACAACCCCGGCGACGAATTCGAGCTTGAGGAACAGGTCCGGCTCGAAGCGGACCAGTACATCCCCTTCCCGATCGACGAGGTCAACTTCGACTTCGAGCCGATCCAGACCGACATTCTCGGCAAGCAGAAGAAACGTCGCGCCGGAGACACCGAAGGCCTCGACGTCCTGATGGCGGCGACCCGGACGGACAACGTCGACAGCCGGATTGCCGTCGCGGAAGCCGCCGGGATGGCGGTTGACGTGGTCGACATCGAGTCGTTCGCCCTCCAGAACGCTTTCACCGAGATACTGGCTCCGACACTTGCTCCGGAGGAACGTTCCCAGCCGGTGGCCGTCTTCGATCTCGGCGACACCACGACCACGCTGAGCATCTTCGTCGACGACGACATCGTCTATACGCGCGAGCACGAGGGCGGCGGCCAGCAGCTGACCAGCGAGATCGCTGCCCAATACGGCCTGTCGCTCGAAGAGGCCGAAGAGCGAAAACGCGACGACAGCCTGCCCGAGGACTACCAGCGCAAGGTGCTGCAACCCTACCTCGACTCGCTGGCGATGAACGTCGAACGCTTCATCCAGTATTACTACTCCGAGTCGAGCGGCAGCACCGTCAATCTCATCCTTCTCGGCGGCGGGGCGGCCAACACCGCCGGCGCCGTCGAGCGAATCAACAACGAGACCGGGGTCGCCACCCGGCTGGCGAATCCGTTCGCTGCACTCGCCAAGGGACCTGGCGTGTCTACCGAGCAGATGTCTCGGCACGGCACCGCAATGCTGATTGCCTGCGGGCTTGCGTTAAGGAGCTTCGACTGA
- a CDS encoding penicillin-binding protein 1A — MRYQMPMRIHDREGGLIAEYGNQRRFPVSFDEIPPVVVDAFVAAEDDRFFEHVGVDFIGLARAAIELVRTGEKSQGGSTITMQVARNFYLGREKTYTRKLYEILLAIKIDRAFSKEEILSLYLNKIFMGHRAYGVKAAAQVYFDKTLPELTVAEAAMLAALPKAPSTTNPVTNPERALARRAYVLGRMLKLGMIDQSTFDRAMEEPLPGELFTSAEITTKAPFAAEMARHDQVARFGDDAYQMGLNVHTSIDPTAQASARRALRAALIAYDRRHGYRGPEADWSDVLGDREALEERVAEAKPVGGLLPAVVLEAAADKANLRVGDRGEVAIDLEAVKWACEYRSVDRCGPKPGAVNEVLSAGDMVRVESIEEEEGVRYRLAQIPEVTGAFVALDPDSGAIRAMVGGFDFFQDSQFNNVTQAERQPGSGFKPYLYSAALHHGFTWASLINDSPVVIEDGVRQGIDWRPSNYGRSFGGMRRMRDALTHSVNLVSIRLARSVGPQNVLEYAGRFGLPVESWKPTLSMALGSYTLTPLDQAAGFSVFANGGYRVSPYLVTQVGNPDEGAVYSHPDVSPCDDCSAETSDPSLAPRAISPQNAFLMRTGLKGVIREGTGVRAWRALERRDIGGKTGTTNDQRDAWFSGFGPGWVGVAWVGFSDNSELGRRETGGRAALPMWIDFMRDVLPEPVDGEEPPEGIVTAWIDPDTGRRVPEGHPGAIREYFDSTNPEAELPKEDPAAASGTSKEVIESLF, encoded by the coding sequence GTGCGTTACCAGATGCCGATGCGCATCCACGACCGGGAAGGGGGGCTGATTGCGGAGTACGGCAACCAGCGGCGCTTCCCCGTTTCCTTTGACGAGATCCCGCCGGTGGTGGTCGATGCCTTCGTCGCGGCGGAAGACGATCGCTTCTTCGAGCACGTCGGCGTCGACTTCATCGGTCTGGCGCGAGCGGCCATTGAGCTGGTGCGTACCGGTGAAAAGTCGCAGGGTGGCTCGACGATCACCATGCAGGTGGCACGCAACTTCTATCTGGGTCGCGAGAAGACCTACACGCGCAAGCTTTACGAGATCCTTCTGGCGATCAAGATCGATCGTGCGTTCAGCAAGGAAGAGATCCTCTCGCTGTATCTGAACAAGATCTTCATGGGGCACCGTGCCTACGGGGTGAAGGCTGCGGCTCAGGTCTACTTCGACAAGACGCTGCCCGAACTCACGGTTGCCGAGGCTGCCATGCTGGCGGCCTTGCCGAAGGCGCCGTCGACCACCAATCCAGTCACCAACCCCGAACGCGCCCTCGCCCGGCGGGCCTACGTGCTTGGTCGGATGCTCAAACTGGGCATGATCGACCAGTCAACGTTCGACCGGGCCATGGAGGAACCGCTGCCGGGTGAGCTGTTCACGTCCGCCGAGATCACCACCAAGGCCCCGTTCGCGGCCGAGATGGCGCGTCATGATCAGGTCGCCCGCTTCGGTGACGACGCCTACCAGATGGGTCTCAACGTGCACACCAGCATTGACCCGACGGCACAGGCCTCGGCTCGTCGCGCGTTGCGCGCGGCATTGATCGCCTACGACCGGCGGCATGGCTACCGGGGCCCGGAGGCCGACTGGAGTGACGTGCTGGGTGATCGTGAGGCACTGGAGGAGCGTGTGGCGGAGGCCAAGCCGGTCGGCGGACTGTTGCCGGCAGTCGTGCTCGAGGCCGCTGCGGACAAGGCCAACTTGCGGGTGGGCGATCGCGGTGAAGTGGCGATCGACCTCGAAGCGGTCAAATGGGCCTGCGAGTACCGGTCTGTGGACCGTTGCGGCCCGAAACCCGGGGCAGTGAACGAGGTCCTGTCGGCCGGCGACATGGTGCGAGTGGAATCCATCGAGGAGGAAGAGGGCGTTCGATACCGTCTGGCCCAGATCCCGGAAGTGACTGGCGCCTTCGTGGCTCTGGATCCGGACAGTGGCGCGATTCGCGCGATGGTGGGCGGCTTCGATTTCTTCCAGGACAGCCAGTTCAACAACGTCACCCAGGCGGAGCGGCAGCCGGGTTCCGGCTTCAAGCCCTATCTCTATTCGGCCGCGCTTCACCACGGTTTCACCTGGGCCAGCCTGATCAACGACTCTCCGGTCGTGATCGAGGATGGTGTTCGCCAGGGGATCGACTGGCGCCCGAGCAACTATGGCCGTAGTTTTGGCGGCATGCGCCGCATGCGGGATGCCCTGACGCACTCTGTCAATCTGGTGTCGATCCGACTGGCGCGCTCGGTGGGCCCGCAGAACGTGCTGGAGTATGCCGGGCGCTTCGGTCTGCCGGTGGAATCCTGGAAGCCGACGCTGTCGATGGCGCTTGGCAGTTACACCCTGACACCGCTTGACCAGGCCGCCGGCTTCTCGGTGTTTGCCAATGGCGGCTATCGCGTGTCCCCCTACCTGGTGACGCAGGTGGGCAACCCGGATGAGGGTGCCGTCTACTCGCACCCTGACGTCAGCCCCTGTGATGATTGCTCGGCGGAGACGTCCGATCCCAGTCTCGCTCCACGGGCGATTAGTCCGCAGAACGCCTTCCTGATGCGCACGGGGTTGAAGGGCGTGATTCGGGAAGGTACCGGCGTGCGCGCCTGGCGGGCGCTCGAGCGTCGTGACATCGGCGGCAAGACCGGCACCACCAATGATCAGCGTGACGCCTGGTTCTCCGGGTTCGGTCCCGGTTGGGTCGGGGTTGCCTGGGTCGGGTTCAGTGACAACAGCGAGCTGGGACGCCGCGAGACCGGCGGGCGCGCCGCCTTGCCGATGTGGATCGATTTCATGCGGGATGTCCTGCCCGAACCGGTCGACGGCGAGGAGCCGCCCGAAGGCATCGTGACCGCCTGGATCGATCCGGACACCGGCAGGCGCGTGCCGGAAGGACACCCGGGCGCTATCCGCGAGTATTTCGACTCCACCAACCCTGAGGCCGAGCTGCCCAAGGAAGATCCGGCGGCCGCATCGGGCACCTCGAAAGAGGTGATCGAGAGTCTGTTCTGA
- the hemE gene encoding uroporphyrinogen decarboxylase: protein MTAPLQNDRLLRALARQPVDRTPIWIMRQAGRYLPEYRATRERAGSFMDLCRSADLACEVTLQPLERYDLDAAILFSDILTIPDAMGLGLKFVAGEGPVFERPVRSAADVARLPKPDMGSDLGYVMNAVSTIRKALDGRVPLIGFTGSPWTLATYMVEGGGTKDFAKVKGLVYSDPKAAHDLLGRLADAVTDYLNAQIEAGAQALMVFDTWGGVLAPHDYRDFSLQYMQRIVDGLNRERPDGSYVPVTLFTKGGGQWASWIADTGADGIGLDWTVNLDTIREKVGDRVALQGNLDPSVLYAPDEVIEREVARILEEFGPNPGHVFNLGHGIHQHVNPDKVKVLVDAVHRLSARD from the coding sequence ATGACTGCCCCGCTGCAGAACGATCGTCTGCTGCGCGCGCTTGCGCGCCAGCCCGTCGACCGCACCCCGATCTGGATCATGCGCCAGGCCGGGCGCTACCTGCCGGAATACCGCGCCACTCGTGAGCGTGCCGGCAGCTTCATGGACCTGTGCCGCTCGGCGGATCTGGCCTGCGAGGTCACCCTGCAGCCGCTGGAACGGTACGATCTGGATGCGGCGATCCTGTTCTCCGACATCCTCACCATCCCGGATGCCATGGGCCTTGGGCTCAAGTTCGTCGCCGGCGAGGGCCCGGTCTTCGAGCGCCCCGTGCGCTCGGCCGCCGACGTGGCCCGCCTGCCGAAGCCGGACATGGGATCGGACCTGGGCTACGTCATGAACGCCGTGTCCACCATCCGCAAGGCGCTTGACGGCCGCGTGCCGCTGATCGGCTTCACCGGCAGCCCGTGGACGCTGGCGACCTACATGGTCGAGGGCGGCGGCACCAAAGACTTCGCCAAGGTAAAGGGATTGGTCTACAGCGACCCGAAGGCGGCCCACGACCTGCTGGGCCGACTGGCCGACGCGGTCACCGACTACCTCAATGCCCAGATCGAGGCCGGCGCCCAGGCGCTGATGGTGTTCGACACCTGGGGTGGCGTCCTCGCGCCGCACGACTACCGCGACTTCTCGCTGCAGTACATGCAACGCATCGTCGACGGGCTGAACCGGGAGCGCCCGGACGGCAGCTACGTGCCGGTCACGCTGTTCACCAAGGGCGGTGGCCAATGGGCCTCCTGGATCGCGGACACCGGCGCCGACGGTATCGGCCTGGACTGGACCGTGAACCTCGACACGATTCGCGAGAAAGTCGGTGACCGGGTTGCCCTGCAGGGCAACCTCGACCCGAGCGTGCTCTACGCCCCGGACGAGGTGATCGAGCGGGAGGTGGCGCGCATTCTCGAGGAGTTCGGCCCCAACCCCGGTCACGTCTTCAACCTGGGCCACGGCATCCATCAGCACGTGAATCCGGACAAGGTGAAGGTGCTCGTCGATGCGGTTCACCGCCTCAGCGCCCGCGACTGA